The Bos mutus isolate GX-2022 chromosome 12, NWIPB_WYAK_1.1, whole genome shotgun sequence genome includes a window with the following:
- the CFAP97D2 gene encoding uncharacterized protein CFAP97D2 isoform X6, whose translation MLAGPRLALSHGRGYLQGTWEKAYQDHRRKVQEARPVVDSRAPPTLSHLRLKLGKLKLEEGRLSVIDRDNRLLLEKVSCIVRTGRRTRSGATCVHRS comes from the exons ATGCTTGCAGGCCCCCGGCTGGCCCTTTCCCATGGCAGGGGGTACCTGCAGGGCACGTGGGAGAAAGCCTACCAGGACCACAGGAGAAAG GTACAGGAGGCCCGGCCGGTGGTGGACAGCCGCGCCCCGCCAACCCTCAGTCACCTCCGCCTGAAACTTGGCAAACTCAAG CTGGAGGAGGGCCGGCTGTCCGTCATCGACAGGGACAACCGTCTTCTGCTGGAGAAGGTGTCCTGCATCGTGAGGACCGGGCGGCGGACCCGCAGCGGAGCCACCTGTGTGCACAGGAG ctga
- the CFAP97D2 gene encoding uncharacterized protein CFAP97D2 isoform X4: protein MLAGPRLALSHGRGYLQGTWEKAYQDHRRKVQEARPVVDSRAPPTLSHLRLKLGKLKLEEGRLSVIDRDNRLLLEKVSCIVRTGRRTRSGATCVHRSLNREKREQELCSLREKNPFWRGSQTQLRTRSQHTLWKVDPPEEVPHFSTPSNPELSEFPIASIRFTTCMDTQTLLL, encoded by the exons ATGCTTGCAGGCCCCCGGCTGGCCCTTTCCCATGGCAGGGGGTACCTGCAGGGCACGTGGGAGAAAGCCTACCAGGACCACAGGAGAAAG GTACAGGAGGCCCGGCCGGTGGTGGACAGCCGCGCCCCGCCAACCCTCAGTCACCTCCGCCTGAAACTTGGCAAACTCAAG CTGGAGGAGGGCCGGCTGTCCGTCATCGACAGGGACAACCGTCTTCTGCTGGAGAAGGTGTCCTGCATCGTGAGGACCGGGCGGCGGACCCGCAGCGGAGCCACCTGTGTGCACAGGAG TCTAAATAGGGAGAAAAGAGAGCAGGAACTTTGCAGCCTGAGAGAGAAAAACCCGTTCTGGAGAGGGTCACAAACTCAGCTCAGGACCCGTTCGCAACACACCTTGTGGAAGGTAGACCCGCCGGAGGAGGTACCGCATTTTTCTACTCCTTCCAACCCAGAGCTGTCTGAATTTCCCATTGCCTCCATCAGATTCACCACCTGCATGGACACACAGACTCTGCTGCTTTAG
- the CFAP97D2 gene encoding uncharacterized protein CFAP97D2 isoform X5, giving the protein MLAGPRLALSHGRGYLQGTWEKAYQDHRRKVQEARPVVDSRAPPTLSHLRLKLGKLKLEEGRLSVIDRDNRLLLEKVSCIVRTGRRTRSGATCVHRRKVFVSNMYF; this is encoded by the exons ATGCTTGCAGGCCCCCGGCTGGCCCTTTCCCATGGCAGGGGGTACCTGCAGGGCACGTGGGAGAAAGCCTACCAGGACCACAGGAGAAAG GTACAGGAGGCCCGGCCGGTGGTGGACAGCCGCGCCCCGCCAACCCTCAGTCACCTCCGCCTGAAACTTGGCAAACTCAAG CTGGAGGAGGGCCGGCTGTCCGTCATCGACAGGGACAACCGTCTTCTGCTGGAGAAGGTGTCCTGCATCGTGAGGACCGGGCGGCGGACCCGCAGCGGAGCCACCTGTGTGCACAGGAG GAAAGTGTTTGTTTCCAACATGTATTTTTGA
- the CFAP97D2 gene encoding uncharacterized protein CFAP97D2 isoform X1, which translates to MLAGPRLALSHGRGYLQGTWEKAYQDHRRKVQEARPVVDSRAPPTLSHLRLKLGKLKLEEGRLSVIDRDNRLLLEKVSCIVRTGRRTRSGATCVHRSLNREKREQELCSLREKNPFWRGSQTQLRTRSQHTLWKVDPPEEESVCFQHVFLIPRELKLKFSEATSWTQKMKWRGGLRTEEERRRARSSGGQAARPARPPGAAPVLRDAAPHPGQASSPYHAGTATRV; encoded by the exons ATGCTTGCAGGCCCCCGGCTGGCCCTTTCCCATGGCAGGGGGTACCTGCAGGGCACGTGGGAGAAAGCCTACCAGGACCACAGGAGAAAG GTACAGGAGGCCCGGCCGGTGGTGGACAGCCGCGCCCCGCCAACCCTCAGTCACCTCCGCCTGAAACTTGGCAAACTCAAG CTGGAGGAGGGCCGGCTGTCCGTCATCGACAGGGACAACCGTCTTCTGCTGGAGAAGGTGTCCTGCATCGTGAGGACCGGGCGGCGGACCCGCAGCGGAGCCACCTGTGTGCACAGGAG TCTAAATAGGGAGAAAAGAGAGCAGGAACTTTGCAGCCTGAGAGAGAAAAACCCGTTCTGGAGAGGGTCACAAACTCAGCTCAGGACCCGTTCGCAACACACCTTGTGGAAGGTAGACCCGCCGGAGGAG GAAAGTGTTTGTTTCCAACATGTATTTTTGATCCCACGggaactgaagctgaagttcagcGAGGCCACCTCCTGGACCCAAAAGATGAAGTGGAGGGGAGGACTCAGaacagaggaggagagaagacGCGCCAGAAGCAGCGGTGGACAAGCGGCAAGGCCGGCACGGCCTCCTGGGGCAGCCCCCGTGCTCAGGGACGCTGccccccaccctggccaggcctcCTCACCTTATCACGCAGGGACAGCCACACGCGTGTGA
- the CFAP97D2 gene encoding uncharacterized protein CFAP97D2 isoform X2, producing the protein MLAGPRLALSHGRGYLQGTWEKAYQDHRRKVQEARPVVDSRAPPTLSHLRLKLGKLKLEEGRLSVIDRDNRLLLEKVSCIVRTGRRTRSGATCVHRREKREQELCSLREKNPFWRGSQTQLRTRSQHTLWKVDPPEEESVCFQHVFLIPRELKLKFSEATSWTQKMKWRGGLRTEEERRRARSSGGQAARPARPPGAAPVLRDAAPHPGQASSPYHAGTATRV; encoded by the exons ATGCTTGCAGGCCCCCGGCTGGCCCTTTCCCATGGCAGGGGGTACCTGCAGGGCACGTGGGAGAAAGCCTACCAGGACCACAGGAGAAAG GTACAGGAGGCCCGGCCGGTGGTGGACAGCCGCGCCCCGCCAACCCTCAGTCACCTCCGCCTGAAACTTGGCAAACTCAAG CTGGAGGAGGGCCGGCTGTCCGTCATCGACAGGGACAACCGTCTTCTGCTGGAGAAGGTGTCCTGCATCGTGAGGACCGGGCGGCGGACCCGCAGCGGAGCCACCTGTGTGCACAGGAG GGAGAAAAGAGAGCAGGAACTTTGCAGCCTGAGAGAGAAAAACCCGTTCTGGAGAGGGTCACAAACTCAGCTCAGGACCCGTTCGCAACACACCTTGTGGAAGGTAGACCCGCCGGAGGAG GAAAGTGTTTGTTTCCAACATGTATTTTTGATCCCACGggaactgaagctgaagttcagcGAGGCCACCTCCTGGACCCAAAAGATGAAGTGGAGGGGAGGACTCAGaacagaggaggagagaagacGCGCCAGAAGCAGCGGTGGACAAGCGGCAAGGCCGGCACGGCCTCCTGGGGCAGCCCCCGTGCTCAGGGACGCTGccccccaccctggccaggcctcCTCACCTTATCACGCAGGGACAGCCACACGCGTGTGA
- the CFAP97D2 gene encoding uncharacterized protein CFAP97D2 isoform X3 yields the protein MLAGPRLALSHGRGYLQGTWEKAYQDHRRKVQEARPVVDSRAPPTLSHLRLKLGKLKLEEGRLSVIDRDNRLLLEKVSCIVRTGRRTRSGATCVHRSLNREKREQELCSLREKNPFWRGSQTQLRTRSQHTLWKVDPPEELKFSEATSWTQKMKWRGGLRTEEERRRARSSGGQAARPARPPGAAPVLRDAAPHPGQASSPYHAGTATRV from the exons ATGCTTGCAGGCCCCCGGCTGGCCCTTTCCCATGGCAGGGGGTACCTGCAGGGCACGTGGGAGAAAGCCTACCAGGACCACAGGAGAAAG GTACAGGAGGCCCGGCCGGTGGTGGACAGCCGCGCCCCGCCAACCCTCAGTCACCTCCGCCTGAAACTTGGCAAACTCAAG CTGGAGGAGGGCCGGCTGTCCGTCATCGACAGGGACAACCGTCTTCTGCTGGAGAAGGTGTCCTGCATCGTGAGGACCGGGCGGCGGACCCGCAGCGGAGCCACCTGTGTGCACAGGAG TCTAAATAGGGAGAAAAGAGAGCAGGAACTTTGCAGCCTGAGAGAGAAAAACCCGTTCTGGAGAGGGTCACAAACTCAGCTCAGGACCCGTTCGCAACACACCTTGTGGAAGGTAGACCCGCCGGAGGAG ctgaagttcagcGAGGCCACCTCCTGGACCCAAAAGATGAAGTGGAGGGGAGGACTCAGaacagaggaggagagaagacGCGCCAGAAGCAGCGGTGGACAAGCGGCAAGGCCGGCACGGCCTCCTGGGGCAGCCCCCGTGCTCAGGGACGCTGccccccaccctggccaggcctcCTCACCTTATCACGCAGGGACAGCCACACGCGTGTGA